The Arachis hypogaea cultivar Tifrunner chromosome 14, arahy.Tifrunner.gnm2.J5K5, whole genome shotgun sequence DNA window GGGTTGTATATCGGAGTTTCTTCATGTCTTCGATCGTTGGAAATCGATCCCCTAGTACGGAGTCAACCTATGAAAATTTATACATTGTTAGATTCTTGTGAGTGGAAACTTAATCGTTACTTTGATAATAATCTGAAAGCTAAAAAAGAATCTCATGAAACCTCTTCTTGGAGCTTTGACACGACGCTAGGCTCCTGCAGCCAACAGAAACAGCAAATAAAAGGACTATTATTTTAGACATTAATGCATTATAAATCAAGTTTACACATTATTAAATTGAACCACAAATCTGTTTGCATGCATGTGTACGTGCATGTGACTATTCGTGTGTGCACGTGCGTGTGCGAGTGTATAATGCAGCAGTGAGACCACAAATTATACCTTTGATAGAAGATAGAAGGTCCAAGTTAAAACAGCAGCTGAAGTTTCATGTCCAGCGATGAGCATTGTCATTAAATCATCGCGGAGTTGCTTACTCGACACCTACAAAGAGTCATTAGTTTGCAATTATGTCAAATTCTTGTTTCCTCAACTAAAATAACTTGAGAAATAAGCTAACATACATCATCTCCTGATGCCAACAAGAAATGCAGAATACTTGGATCTTGCTCATTCATGTACTCCTCGTGAAACTGTAACTCTTCTTCGTCCACCATTCTCTGCAAatgataattgaaaaaaatattaaaaatgtatGAGATACCACCACAGGTTTAGCAGACTCTAGCATTATAAAGGTTCACAATGGGAATCAAGTTAATTATTTTGGAGGTCCCTATAATTTAACTCAATTTCAATCGGGTCCCTATAGCTTAAAAGTTTGTAAATAGTAATTAGGTGCCTACATTATACAAAAGTTTTAATTTGGTCTTTATATTTTAAACATTTAAATTTTTCATGATTAAAATCTCCATAGTATACCAAAATTTTCAGAATAAATATAAGGCTTGATTaccaaaatttttaaacaaaaggGACTTGATTTATCATCCAATGAAGAACTTCTAGTATGACTAAACAAACCTTTTTGAGAATTTAAGCTTGCATCACCCTATGGTGAATATTACCTTGCATATTGCTACCAGCTCATTAAGTGTATCATTGACCAATTTAAGAGCAGCAGAAACCTTCCTTTGACGCGGTGATATGTCTTTCCATATTGGGATCTCCCATACTGGAATCGGAGAAACGCTTCGATCTTCTGCTTCTCTCAGTACAGTATATACAGCCTGATCTAATTAGGTAAGGTACAACAATATGAAGCTTGTATATAAAGTGATTTCACTATACTTGCTAAACTCAAACATCAAACATGATAAACATACAAGGGTAGGGGAATATTCCAAGAACATACCTCAACTATACCGGTATCATTTGTTAAACTGTCGAAATCATAATTGAATACTGCCTTTCCAATGATGTCCAAGGTCAATCGAGAGAAAAGTGattccatctcaacatcttcccCGTCAGATgcagcatcatctagcttcttgcAGAGCCTATCTGTGGCTTGTCCAAAAAGGCTAATCATCGTCACTACGTACTACATCACAATCGAGAAACAAAAACAAGAAAGAGATCAAGAAGCTGTAGCAAAGATTTACAAAAAAGTAAGGGTGAAGTAGCTATTGAATATCCAATCAATTATGCACGGTTCAATGTACACTTCCTAACAGAGATACACATGCTTATCTGCACAATGCAGGATTAGTTCATCCAATATAAGAAGTGAACCTTTTAAATCATGACCTATGCACCATAATCCTATCTAGCATATTAATTTTTTGGGAGTTCAAATAAATTTGTCCAAAAACACTAGACAAACCTTCAGATGCAATGCTGGGACTATAGCTCGTCGTCGAACTCGCCACACTTCCCCATCAGCCGGGATGAGCCCTGTCCCCATTACAAACTCTAGGATCTCAGCCAAGATACCCTGCAAATGGAAACTAGTACAAAATGAGGGCCAAAGCAGAAAGGCTGTTTTACAAGGGTAGTCATTCTTCACTATCGAATTGATCACCTTCGAATAAGCCTTTGAATTGTCTCTCAAGATGTGTTTCGCTATAGACGGATCAGATACAATCAAAAAGGACTGTAAACCAAGGAGACAAACTCAGTTATCAACTGGATTTGAATCAATTTTCAGGAGCAAAAAATTGATCCGGTGAGAGCAAAATCCTCATTGCCTATCCTATTCCTGTGTAGTAAGTAATAAGGAATTGCTTACAAAGGGATGAAACTAACCTTTGGTCCAAAAGTCAACCTGAAAATTCCACCGTATGTGAGGTAAAGTTCATACAATGGAATGAAGAATGCCTCACTTCTAATAGCCTTGACAGATCCTTTTGCCTCAGGAATTTCGGGGTAATCACCTTCCCCTGCCGCCCAACCGAGCAAAAACCCCACAACCTCTTTGGGCACCCCCACCTTTAACAAGCTCTTCTTCAACATAGAACTTAAACTAAGATCAAAACCCACAAGAACAGAACAAACCATAACATAAGCAAATAAAAATCATGTCATATTCTTATAGATCATAACCAGTTCTTACACCATATCTCTCAATTTTTGCAGCTAACTACCCCCCTCCATTCCaaaatatctatcatcttggaaATTTAGTATATTCATAGTTCAATGAATATGGTTACAGAGATATCCAAATTTATTGAATTATGAATGTACCAAATTTTCAAACCGACAGAGTGAGTAACTAACTAACCCCATCATAGAATTACAAAAGCAAATGCATGAAATAAGGTAAAGTTAGAAACTTTAAGGTTGTTTATGCATACCCAGATTGCTGCTTCACTGTGAATTCACCTGAGGCAATTCTAGCAGACAATTCAGCTCTTCTTTTCTCCTCAAGAAGCTTCTCAACATTCTTGACACCATCATCGTCCTTAGAACTATTAGGGCCCCTTCCATTGGAAGAGGAACATGCAATCACAGGTAAACAATACCCTCTTTGTGTAGAAAGTGAACGGAAGCaccaacaagaagaagaataataagaagatgaagagaaagtAGTGATGGATTTGATTCCATTTATGTGAAGCTGTTTGTAACTGAATCGTTTGTTGGgaatagagagagaaagaggagaagCATGAGGAAAAGCAACATGGGAAGCCATGGGTAACATAACAAAGCACCAAACCAATAATAATCAGAAAAGGTAACAGTTTGGGTTAGTGTTAGGACTTGGAAAGAGATAAGTAAGTGGTTAATGGAGAACACTCAAAACTCAAGAGTGTGTCGGATTGTACATAGGAATCTTTGGAACCATCATATGCTAAACATGTGCAACTTGGTTACAAGATACCGTTTTCTCTAGCTTCCATTGTTAAATATGTTCGTGTCATAGTAAGCCACGTTTGCTTGGTCATCAACAAGTATAGTTTCATTTCTGAATAATGATAAAATACACTGATTTTGTATTATATAAGGGTCAAtggctaaaatttttatatatgaataattttaatgtgaaatacaaaaatatttgatgattttggtgttCTACAGGGTTGTGGTAGTAGCacaaaacgtcactgacgttttgcaataaattttttttttaatcatcaaaGAACAAAACTTCACtgacgttttgtaataaaaaatattattttaattattaaaacagaaaacgtcactgacgttttgttagaaaaatattattttaattgaagaAACACAAAACGTCATTAACGTTTTGTAAATGGCCATAGTTGTGTTTAACACACAATTTGGTTCATGACGAAGGATTTCACCTCTAGTGatacaatattaaaaagaaaaagttctcAATTCATAccctttcgaaaaaaaaaaagaaaaaaaaaagagggtcaATTCATAGATTTCATACTTTTAGTATTACTAGAATTGatgtaatttactaatttctatGGATACCAGAACCGTACTGAAGTGACCCGATTGACCGGGTTAATTAATAACTCAATTTAGATCCACCCagcaaaaataaaatgaatatatattttataaaatatataaattaatttaaaattaataattataaaattaaaaaatttatacataagttaaattttaagtaaattataaaaatacttaatttgaatttttttattttatattattatttttaattttttttagtcatttttatagattatatttaaatactatagtacaaatataaaattatttagatGAAATACAAGTTTGAATATAAGTTTCAATagttgaaattaattttaaattttataatttttttattcacgataataatatatatttttaataatatcaaaattaaataatattaaaaaatataaattgttaaaaaaaagtgatatatgaatgatataacTAATGAAGATAATATAATTAGACTTGAAAAACTAAAACTGTAAAACAAAAAATTGTAAAGGACATGATATATAGTTAAATTAACATTCAACATTCAACATTCCACtttctaattttgttttttatgGCTCACAATATTATcatgtatttttaataatattataaatgatattaaaaatataaattgttgaaagaaaaaaaaaagtgacatATGTATATTATAACTAATGAATACAATTGTTGAAGGAAAAAAAGAAATGAGATATAGATATTAATATTATAACTAATAATACAattagactaaaataaaattataaaagatatgatatatatagttaaaattaatatttttttagttttattttttatgactCACGATAATATCATATATTTTAaatgatattataattaaataatattaaaaaatataaattattgaaagaaaaaaaaaatatatagatgaTATAACTAATGAATATTATtagaccaaaaataaaaaatttgaaaaaaattgtaaaGTTCTAATGTTTTAGGAATTTATTATCCAATATACATGTTTagcaaactaaaaaaaattatgggCATCAACCAAATCtttaaatatttgtacaaaaCATTAGtaagaatggaggaaaaagaataaaagagacgATATTATGTGAAAAGAGGAGATAAAGAATATGTGCGAAGTAAATGTTAGTTGATTTATATAGTAAATATAAGGAGTATATAAAGGAGCAtgaaagaagatgatgaattatattttattactcaatttatacctactaaaaaaaataatattaacattgtaattatataatatcctacataaaagtaaagaataaaaatatgaaaaacataaagtaacataaaaaaataaatgtcataagagtgagaaaaaaaataaaaaagaattttaaattgtaattttatataataaacataAGAACGAATGACTATAAAAAAGGTGATAAATTATGTTTAtacctattaaaaaaaataatattaatattgaaggtatataatatcttatataaaaataaaaaataataattaaatacgaaaattatagaagaatataaaaaaaataaatgtcatgACTCATGACTCATAACTCACGAGAGTGAGAAGCtaaggaaaatgaaaaaaaaaactctaagcTATAGCAcatgaaaaatagaaacaaaaggattaaaaatcaattcaatcaaaaataaaaaaaattaaaaagtaattcAATTAGATAAATAGTAAGTAAATTATGCTAGCTAATTAACTATGACAAggcataatattaaaaaattataggaCTAAAGAATTATTTGGGTGagcatttataaaaaaaaaaaatttaaaatgatttttttaaaaaatttaaaaataaaaataattttatatttaaatatctcatataaaaatatctttttatctaataattatgttagataaaacaatataaaaatacttttatgtttatttattatgttaaaaatatatttttttaaataaaaagatgatTAATAGTCAAACTAATTCTTAAAAAATTGGCTATTCCTCAAATTTGTTCCTGaataatttttctaattaaattagtcctaaaaaatttaaatttaaccgTGTTTGTCCTTCCGTTAATGGCTTAACAGATTCTGTTAAGAAAAGCCACATAAAACGTTAACCATCCCTAAAACAAACGATGCAATTTTGATTATAAGGattaaattgatacaaaatgatgCCATTTTATATGATTATTGAGAGTAAACTCTTTCACTCCTCCATTTACATTGTTAATTTCATCTTGTTTCACTTCCTCTTCTCTATTGATTAGAACGGAAAAAAACACCAAGATAAagttaattacatattttattggaatttttctgtcaacaaaatattttaatttttttatattattttaattatttatagttGCTAGTAAAGTGAGCACCACCAGTTCTTCGTAATTCATTCTAATGAAAAGGTTgcacatttttttttttactttattcccaaaattctatctttttgttCATTTGCCGTTTTCCAATTTTGCAAGGGCCACGGGAAATAATTTCACATCACAATcaattttacaattaatattaGTAGTAATagcatatttttaataatattagacCTGTGATGCTGAAAATGGTGAGTCTGATTGGAGGTTAGAGTTGCGCCTTAGAAAGATTTGGTGGCGGATGGCGGAATCATCACTAGGGTTGACAATAAGTAGAGTAGAGTAGGATTTGGATTCTACCCTAACCCAACTCAcgggttgaaaattttattaaaactctactttattctatccacgagttgagaatctctcaaccctaaccttACTCGACcttaaaattctaaaccctaccctatcttaccctacccgcagaaatatcaaatttttttaaagtaaatataaaattctatcattttgaattttatacatattaataacataaaaaataaaaaactaatgctttaaattactaaattaactaactagttttagtggttgttcacttattgtaagtcattaTATAAGGGAGGTTGTAGGTTCAACTCTCACTTCCTTTattatatacctaatttttataaaatgtgtGTTATATATGAGGTGCGAATAAGGTAGGATAGgatacaccctaaacccgtatCCTACCCTATCTGCAGCGGGTCGGGTAGCCTACCCTATCTGAACGGATTGGATCGGATTGAGTACCCGCGGGTAGGATATGAATTGCCAACCCTAATCATCACCCAAAAGATCCTTGGTCATGAAAAATTATTGGAGTAAGAGAGGCGGCGACCTTGGAGGAGGAAGTTTTGGTGATATATATGGTTGCTtgttacaaaaatagaaaattattaaCGAAACTGTTAATTTATTGACGAAAAATAAAtgtgattaaatttaaattttttaatgactaatttaattgaaaaaattattcaaaaatgaATAACTAATGAATAcaattagattaaaaaataaaaaaaaaacttcaaaaaATTATAAAGGTCTAGATGAAATAAGTAAAAGTCTAAAAATGTATTCAAAGATTACTTTAAATTctgttttaatatattttaaatagataaatagattAATCACCAAAACTgatttatttttggataaaattTAGTCGTCGATGAATtgatcaaaaactaaaaaaattagtaaatcgATCAATTTGAtctgattttttaataattaattatttaaaataatagggtaaagtata harbors:
- the LOC112744216 gene encoding protein LUTEIN DEFICIENT 5, chloroplastic translates to MLPMASHVAFPHASPLSLSIPNKRFSYKQLHINGIKSITTFSSSSYYSSSCWCFRSLSTQRGYCLPVIACSSSNGRGPNSSKDDDGVKNVEKLLEEKRRAELSARIASGEFTVKQQSGLSSMLKKSLLKVGVPKEVVGFLLGWAAGEGDYPEIPEAKGSVKAIRSEAFFIPLYELYLTYGGIFRLTFGPKSFLIVSDPSIAKHILRDNSKAYSKGILAEILEFVMGTGLIPADGEVWRVRRRAIVPALHLKYVVTMISLFGQATDRLCKKLDDAASDGEDVEMESLFSRLTLDIIGKAVFNYDFDSLTNDTGIVEAVYTVLREAEDRSVSPIPVWEIPIWKDISPRQRKVSAALKLVNDTLNELVAICKRMVDEEELQFHEEYMNEQDPSILHFLLASGDDVSSKQLRDDLMTMLIAGHETSAAVLTWTFYLLSKEPSVVSKLQEEVDSVLGDRFPTIEDMKKLRYTTRVINESMRLYPQPPVLIRRSLENDMLGEYPINRGEDIFISVWNLHRSPNLWDEADKFQPERWPVDGPNPNETNQNFKYLPFGGGPRKCVGDLFASYETIVALAMLVRRFNFQMAVGAPPVEMTTGATIHTTQGLKMTVTRRIKPPIVPSLQMSTKEIDPSMSKDDTSQKGEVYQAQS